Proteins encoded together in one Streptomyces sp. TLI_171 window:
- a CDS encoding PspC domain-containing protein — MTDDQIPADEPETPAEPQRPALTRSSRHRVVAGVCGGLGRYLDIDPVVFRVVLAVLGLTGGLGLFLYGLAWLVVPREAADGEGGRTELQRVLTGRVDGQSVGAVLLTVIGTGVFFASMGDGDQLFPLLLLAALVFLALRYDPERRRRIGGQDDGAPPKSAEGGPYDRLDASGSFADWKSWGEAMSRDLRGEWQARSADLHERIAAWHGEQAAGTASQDPSDTPPAGPSGYLWDPRHPERNPYGGPPPGAPAQPWWQRTDLPEGDPLRKEPPVETRRERAERHRQAHLDSMERHRESMRRHHEWKARRKAERGSSALGASAVLVAIGASWAVAAADGGQHRWSTVLAVALLPLGLAMLLSTWWGRTRGLTFLALLLTAALAVASGTSATVADSTGDRTWTAADDDLHSDYTVLLGDAGLDLSALDPKGGTVATELRVGAGDATVTVPSGVELRLKLRNGAGEVSLPDGQHLNGPLTGEDVVIEVPEGQPSKGALELTVSVGAGDIKVVRR, encoded by the coding sequence ATGACGGACGACCAGATCCCGGCGGACGAACCGGAGACCCCCGCCGAACCGCAGCGGCCCGCGCTGACCCGCTCCTCCCGGCACCGGGTGGTGGCGGGCGTGTGCGGCGGCCTCGGCCGCTACCTGGACATCGACCCGGTGGTGTTCCGGGTGGTGCTGGCGGTGCTCGGCCTGACCGGCGGGCTCGGGTTGTTCCTGTACGGGCTGGCCTGGCTGGTGGTGCCGCGGGAGGCCGCGGACGGCGAGGGCGGCCGCACCGAGCTGCAGCGGGTGCTGACCGGCCGGGTCGACGGCCAGTCGGTCGGCGCGGTGCTGCTGACGGTGATCGGCACCGGGGTGTTCTTCGCCTCGATGGGCGACGGCGACCAGCTGTTCCCGCTGCTGCTGCTCGCCGCGCTGGTGTTCCTGGCGCTGCGCTACGATCCGGAGCGCCGCCGCCGGATCGGCGGGCAGGACGACGGGGCCCCGCCGAAGTCCGCGGAGGGCGGACCGTACGACCGGCTGGACGCGTCCGGCTCGTTCGCGGACTGGAAGTCCTGGGGCGAGGCGATGAGCCGGGACCTGCGCGGCGAGTGGCAGGCCCGCAGCGCGGACCTGCACGAGCGGATCGCCGCCTGGCACGGCGAGCAGGCGGCCGGGACGGCGTCGCAGGACCCGTCGGACACCCCGCCGGCCGGCCCGTCCGGCTACCTGTGGGACCCGCGGCACCCGGAGCGCAACCCGTACGGCGGCCCGCCGCCGGGGGCGCCCGCCCAGCCGTGGTGGCAGCGCACCGACCTGCCGGAGGGCGACCCGCTGCGCAAGGAGCCGCCGGTGGAGACCCGGCGGGAACGGGCGGAGCGGCACCGGCAGGCGCACCTGGACTCGATGGAGCGGCACCGCGAGAGCATGCGCCGCCACCACGAGTGGAAGGCCAGGCGGAAGGCGGAGCGCGGCAGTTCGGCGCTCGGCGCGTCCGCGGTGCTGGTGGCGATCGGCGCGTCCTGGGCGGTGGCGGCGGCCGACGGCGGGCAGCACCGCTGGTCGACGGTGCTGGCGGTGGCGCTGCTGCCGCTGGGCCTGGCGATGCTGCTGAGCACCTGGTGGGGCCGCACCCGCGGCCTGACCTTCCTGGCGCTGCTGCTGACGGCGGCGCTGGCGGTGGCCTCCGGCACCTCGGCGACGGTCGCGGACTCGACCGGCGACCGCACCTGGACGGCCGCGGACGACGACCTGCACTCCGACTACACGGTGCTGCTCGGCGACGCCGGGCTCGACCTGTCGGCGCTCGACCCGAAGGGCGGCACGGTCGCCACCGAGCTGCGGGTCGGCGCGGGCGACGCCACCGTGACGGTGCCCTCCGGGGTGGAGCTGCGGCTGAAGCTCCGCAACGGCGCGGGCGAGGTGAGCCTGCCGGACGGGCAGCACCTGAACGGCCCGCTCACCGGCGAGGACGTGGTGATCGAGGTGCCCGAGGGACAGCCCTCCAAGGGCGCCCTGGAACTGACGGTGTCGGTGGGCGCCGGTGACATCAAGGTGGTGCGGCGATGA
- a CDS encoding succinic semialdehyde dehydrogenase: MTETTSQGRRNPAANGAARSVASAVPAALIARLVKGVTASGDETAETLAPLTGETLAVLPMSATEDVERAFAEARRAQPAWAALSVRHRAGVLLRFHDLLLKRQDEVLDLIQAETGKARLHAFEEVMAVASAARHYGRTASSYLKDRRRGGAVPGLTSAVEARRPKGVVGQISPWNYPLELSVGDALPALVAGNAVVNKPDTQTALTALWARELFVEAGLPPQAWQIVLGDGPVVGPQVVERADYVAFTGSTRTGRDVARRAAERLVGASLELGGKNAMLVLADADLDKAAAGAVRACFSSAGQLCISIERLYVHRSVADEFLARFAARTSALRLGGGLAYGADMGSLVSARQLETVTRHVEEAVKAGATVVAGGQARPDLGPLFFEPTVLDGVTPEMAVCAEETFGPVVSVYRFDTDDEAVEAANATPYGLNSSVWTKDTRRGRRVAARLRTGTVNVNEAYAAAYGSVASPMGGMGDSGLGRRHGAEGILRYTEAQTIAVQRLLPIGPSMGMDDRKFAEFFTTGLKVMKAFRLK; this comes from the coding sequence ATGACGGAGACCACGAGCCAGGGCCGACGCAACCCCGCGGCGAACGGGGCGGCCCGCAGCGTCGCCTCGGCAGTGCCGGCGGCGCTGATCGCGCGGCTGGTGAAGGGCGTCACCGCGTCCGGCGACGAGACCGCGGAGACCCTCGCCCCGCTGACCGGCGAGACGCTGGCGGTCCTGCCGATGTCCGCCACCGAGGACGTCGAGCGCGCCTTCGCCGAGGCCCGGCGGGCCCAGCCGGCCTGGGCCGCACTGTCGGTGCGGCACCGGGCGGGCGTGCTGCTGCGCTTCCACGACCTGCTGCTGAAGCGCCAGGACGAGGTGCTCGACCTGATCCAGGCGGAGACCGGCAAGGCCCGGCTGCACGCCTTCGAGGAGGTCATGGCCGTCGCCTCGGCCGCCCGCCACTACGGGCGCACCGCATCCTCGTACCTGAAGGACCGCCGCCGCGGCGGCGCCGTCCCCGGTCTGACCAGCGCCGTGGAGGCCCGCCGGCCCAAGGGCGTGGTCGGGCAGATCTCCCCGTGGAACTACCCGCTGGAACTGTCCGTCGGCGACGCGCTGCCGGCCCTGGTCGCCGGCAACGCCGTGGTCAACAAGCCCGACACCCAGACCGCGCTCACCGCGCTGTGGGCCCGCGAACTGTTCGTCGAGGCCGGGCTGCCGCCGCAGGCCTGGCAGATCGTGCTCGGCGACGGGCCCGTGGTCGGCCCGCAGGTCGTCGAACGCGCCGACTACGTGGCCTTCACCGGCTCCACCCGCACCGGCCGCGACGTCGCCCGCCGGGCCGCCGAACGCCTGGTCGGCGCCTCGCTGGAACTCGGCGGCAAGAACGCCATGCTGGTGCTCGCCGACGCCGACCTGGACAAGGCCGCGGCCGGCGCGGTGCGGGCCTGCTTCTCCTCCGCCGGCCAGCTCTGCATCTCCATCGAGCGGCTGTACGTGCACCGCTCGGTCGCCGACGAGTTCCTGGCCAGGTTCGCCGCCAGGACCTCCGCGCTGCGCCTCGGCGGCGGCCTCGCCTACGGCGCCGACATGGGCTCGCTGGTCTCCGCCCGCCAGCTGGAGACCGTCACCCGGCACGTCGAGGAGGCCGTGAAGGCCGGCGCCACCGTGGTCGCCGGCGGGCAGGCCCGCCCCGACCTCGGCCCGCTGTTCTTCGAACCCACCGTCCTGGACGGCGTCACCCCCGAGATGGCGGTGTGCGCCGAGGAGACCTTCGGCCCCGTGGTGTCCGTCTACCGCTTCGACACCGACGACGAAGCCGTCGAGGCCGCCAACGCCACCCCGTACGGCCTCAACTCCAGCGTCTGGACCAAGGACACCCGCCGCGGCCGCCGGGTCGCCGCCCGGCTGCGCACCGGCACCGTCAACGTCAACGAGGCCTACGCCGCCGCCTACGGGTCGGTGGCCTCGCCGATGGGCGGCATGGGCGACTCCGGCCTCGGCCGGCGGCACGGCGCCGAGGGCATCCTGCGCTACACCGAGGCGCAGACCATCGCCGTGCAGCGACTGCTGCCGATCGGCCCCTCGATGGGCATGGACGACCGGAAGTTCGCCGAGTTCTTCACCACCGGTCTGAAGGTCATGAAGGCCTTCCGGCTGAAGTAG
- a CDS encoding serine/threonine-protein kinase: MGGQDQSTSRLLAGRYALGERLGRGGMGTVWRARDEMLDREVAVKELTVSHLSEEDLEMLQSRMKREARAAARIKHPGVITIHDVLEQDGRPWIVMELVDGRPLSDVISQDGTLTPREAAEVGLQLVAALHRGHQLGVLHRDVKPANVLLEHGTGRVVLLDFGIAKFEGAMDITRPGDLVGSPDYLAPERAQGQRPGPASDLWALGATLYHAVEGESPFRRDNPLSTLTAVVDEPLPELRRAAGLGPVLAALMAKDPAERPTADEAVRLLREVADGHTVSIRVPAQAGEHRLPTQLVPVVDRTGEEPAAPARPEPETVPAAAPVPVPVAATGRGRRRRRAVLWALVAVLVLGGAGGGAYYYVNRPARHPDPAVVDPGPGPTEPVPSGAPAPAGWAWRDDPAGFRVLIPTEGNWARSERSGQVYYTPDNMEHFLQFAVTAGQPLLPQEHLLEMEDKLSKSLSNYREISLTPARIHDREGAVWEFSFTKDGVPRRAKEAEFRNTDGTSYMVYISGPEKDWTQSLQRFTTVLNNFTLPK; the protein is encoded by the coding sequence ATGGGCGGACAGGACCAGTCGACCAGCCGTCTGCTGGCCGGGCGGTACGCGCTCGGCGAGCGCCTGGGCCGCGGCGGGATGGGGACCGTCTGGCGGGCCAGGGACGAGATGCTGGACCGGGAGGTCGCCGTCAAGGAGTTGACGGTCAGCCACCTCTCGGAGGAGGACCTGGAGATGCTCCAGTCCCGGATGAAGCGCGAGGCCAGGGCCGCGGCCCGGATCAAGCACCCGGGGGTCATCACCATCCACGACGTGCTGGAGCAGGACGGCCGGCCGTGGATCGTGATGGAACTCGTCGACGGCCGTCCGCTGTCCGACGTGATCAGCCAGGACGGCACCCTGACGCCCCGTGAGGCCGCCGAGGTCGGCCTCCAGCTGGTCGCCGCCCTGCACCGCGGCCACCAGCTGGGCGTGCTGCACCGCGACGTCAAGCCCGCCAACGTGCTGCTGGAGCACGGCACCGGACGGGTCGTGCTGCTCGACTTCGGCATCGCCAAGTTCGAGGGCGCGATGGACATCACCCGCCCCGGCGACCTGGTCGGCTCGCCCGACTACCTGGCCCCGGAACGCGCCCAGGGCCAGCGGCCCGGGCCGGCCTCCGACCTGTGGGCGCTCGGCGCGACCCTCTACCACGCGGTCGAGGGCGAGTCGCCGTTCCGCCGCGACAACCCGCTCAGCACGCTGACCGCGGTCGTCGACGAGCCGCTGCCCGAGCTGCGCCGCGCCGCCGGGCTCGGCCCGGTGCTGGCCGCGCTGATGGCCAAGGACCCCGCCGAGCGGCCCACCGCCGACGAGGCCGTCCGGCTGCTGCGCGAGGTCGCCGACGGACACACCGTCAGCATCCGCGTCCCGGCGCAGGCCGGCGAGCACCGGCTGCCCACCCAGCTGGTGCCGGTGGTCGACCGGACCGGCGAGGAGCCGGCCGCCCCGGCGCGGCCCGAACCGGAGACGGTGCCCGCCGCGGCACCCGTGCCGGTGCCCGTGGCCGCAACGGGGCGGGGCCGGCGGCGCAGACGCGCCGTGCTGTGGGCCCTGGTCGCGGTGCTGGTGCTCGGCGGGGCCGGCGGCGGCGCCTACTACTACGTCAACCGGCCGGCGCGGCACCCCGACCCGGCCGTGGTCGACCCGGGACCGGGCCCGACCGAGCCGGTGCCGAGCGGCGCGCCCGCCCCGGCCGGCTGGGCCTGGCGGGACGACCCGGCGGGCTTCCGCGTCCTGATCCCCACCGAGGGCAACTGGGCGCGCTCCGAGAGGAGCGGCCAGGTCTACTACACGCCGGACAACATGGAGCACTTCCTGCAGTTCGCGGTGACGGCCGGTCAGCCGCTGCTGCCGCAGGAACACCTGCTGGAGATGGAGGACAAGCTCAGCAAGAGCCTGTCCAACTACCGGGAGATCAGCCTGACGCCGGCCCGGATCCACGACCGCGAAGGCGCGGTGTGGGAGTTCTCCTTCACCAAGGACGGGGTGCCGCGCCGGGCCAAGGAGGCCGAGTTCCGCAACACCGACGGCACCTCCTACATGGTGTACATCTCCGGGCCCGAGAAGGACTGGACCCAGAGCCTGCAGCGGTTCACCACGGTGCTCAACAACTTCACCCTGCCGAAGTAG
- a CDS encoding GMC oxidoreductase, translating to MSFDYDVVVVGSGFGGSVAALRLTEKGYRVAVLEAGRRFGRDELPTTSWDTRDYLWAPALGLYGIQRIHLLRNVLILAGAGVGGGSLNYANTLYVPPKAFFEDRQWQHITDWQSELAPFYDQAQRMLGVRLNPTMTPSDVHLKAAAEAMGYGDTFHMAPVGVFFGDGQDGAGEAKAAPGGEVDDPYFGGAGPRRKACTECGECMTGCRHGAKNMLTENYLYLAERAGAEILPLTTVKRLRPHGEGYAIDTLPTDARTRRAKKAGARTLTAERVVVAAGTYGTQTLLHRMREGGQLPGISARLGHLTRTNSEALVGAQTSTRRYGERPDFTRGVAITSSVHPDANTHIEPVRYGRGSNAMGALSIQQVTGAGRGPRWLRYLGAVARHPWIFAQSMNQHRWSEKTIIGLVMQSLDNSLTVSLKNGKLTSRQGHGAPNPSWIPAAEEGARAIADSINGFPGSTAGEIFDIPLTAHFLGGCPIGDSPETGVVDPYHRLYGHPGISVVDGSAVSANLGVNPSLTITAQAERAMSMWPNRGEADTRPEPGAAYRPVAPVAPRRPAVPEQAFGALRLPLLAVPEVPRRAAEAD from the coding sequence GTGTCGTTCGACTACGACGTCGTGGTGGTCGGTTCGGGCTTCGGCGGTTCCGTCGCGGCCCTGCGGCTGACCGAGAAGGGGTACCGGGTCGCCGTCCTGGAGGCCGGGCGCAGGTTCGGCCGCGACGAGCTGCCCACCACGTCCTGGGACACCCGCGACTACCTGTGGGCGCCCGCCCTCGGGCTGTACGGCATCCAGCGCATCCACCTGCTGCGCAACGTGCTGATCCTGGCCGGGGCGGGCGTCGGCGGCGGCTCGCTGAACTACGCCAACACGCTGTACGTGCCGCCCAAGGCGTTCTTCGAGGACCGCCAGTGGCAGCACATCACGGACTGGCAGTCCGAACTCGCCCCGTTCTACGACCAGGCGCAGCGGATGCTCGGCGTCCGCCTCAACCCGACGATGACGCCCTCCGACGTGCACCTGAAGGCCGCCGCCGAGGCGATGGGCTACGGCGACACCTTCCACATGGCCCCCGTCGGCGTGTTCTTCGGCGACGGCCAGGACGGCGCCGGCGAGGCCAAGGCCGCCCCCGGCGGCGAGGTCGACGACCCGTACTTCGGCGGCGCCGGGCCCCGGCGCAAGGCCTGCACCGAGTGCGGCGAGTGCATGACCGGCTGCCGGCACGGCGCCAAGAACATGCTCACCGAGAACTACCTCTACCTCGCGGAGCGGGCCGGCGCCGAGATCCTGCCGCTCACCACCGTCAAGCGGCTGCGCCCGCACGGCGAGGGCTACGCGATCGACACGCTGCCCACCGACGCCCGCACCCGGCGCGCCAAGAAGGCCGGGGCGCGCACCCTCACCGCCGAACGGGTGGTCGTCGCGGCCGGCACCTACGGCACCCAGACGCTGCTGCACCGGATGCGCGAGGGCGGACAGCTGCCCGGCATCTCCGCCCGGCTCGGCCACCTGACCCGCACCAACTCCGAGGCGCTGGTCGGCGCCCAGACCTCCACCCGGCGCTACGGCGAACGCCCCGACTTCACCCGCGGCGTCGCCATCACCTCCTCCGTGCACCCCGACGCCAACACCCACATCGAGCCGGTCCGCTACGGCCGCGGCTCCAACGCGATGGGCGCGCTCTCCATCCAGCAGGTCACCGGCGCCGGCCGCGGGCCGCGCTGGCTGCGCTACCTCGGCGCGGTCGCCCGGCACCCGTGGATCTTCGCCCAGTCGATGAACCAGCACCGCTGGTCGGAGAAGACCATCATCGGCCTGGTGATGCAGTCGCTGGACAACTCGCTGACCGTCTCGCTGAAGAACGGGAAGCTGACCTCCCGTCAGGGCCACGGCGCGCCCAACCCGAGCTGGATCCCCGCCGCGGAGGAAGGCGCCCGGGCGATCGCCGACTCCATCAACGGCTTCCCCGGCTCCACCGCCGGCGAGATCTTCGACATCCCGCTGACCGCGCACTTCCTCGGCGGCTGCCCGATCGGCGACAGCCCCGAGACCGGTGTCGTCGACCCCTACCACCGGCTGTACGGCCACCCCGGGATCAGCGTCGTCGACGGCTCCGCGGTCTCCGCCAACCTGGGCGTCAACCCGTCCCTGACGATCACCGCGCAGGCCGAGCGCGCCATGTCGATGTGGCCCAACCGGGGCGAGGCCGACACCCGCCCCGAACCCGGCGCCGCCTACCGGCCGGTCGCCCCGGTCGCACCGCGCCGCCCCGCCGTCCCGGAGCAGGCGTTCGGGGCGCTGCGGCTGCCGCTGCTGGCCGTTCCGGAGGTGCCGCGCCGGGCCGCGGAAGCCGATTGA
- a CDS encoding protein kinase domain-containing protein — MRTAPGQVVAGRYRVTDRSEGEVGVPAVEVHDGARVRLFGLELPELLVPGHPPGAPTPSYGPRLTSRVAQVAAAAPKHPRLLRGLAAGPDGDVLWVAEEAVPGVPLEQLAGNGPVSPYRVAEIGADLAGALRVLHEAGLTHGNLTVRTVLVCEDGAAMLGGLLLGAAEEELCAALGGEVPRRVYETRALMLGPLAERWAIDPGAPADTWALGVLLYRLLTGHGPYPENDLPTLLAAVRDGRHHPAEGCGPLRSLVERLLRPDAAHRPTAVEVQKELRELLVFAPEPYPDGPPDPLLPVLRPAAGPLVPRPRGGRRREERSTDRQGPARPPRIAPRLLGPLVVAGVLVLLVAALAGIVLVAG, encoded by the coding sequence ATGCGAACGGCCCCGGGACAGGTGGTGGCCGGGCGGTACCGGGTGACGGACCGTTCGGAGGGTGAGGTCGGTGTTCCCGCGGTGGAGGTGCACGACGGGGCCCGGGTGCGGCTGTTCGGCCTGGAGCTGCCGGAACTGCTGGTGCCGGGCCATCCGCCGGGCGCGCCCACCCCGTCGTACGGGCCCCGGCTGACCTCGCGGGTCGCGCAGGTCGCCGCCGCCGCGCCCAAGCACCCGCGGCTGCTGCGCGGCCTGGCGGCCGGCCCGGACGGGGACGTGCTGTGGGTGGCGGAGGAGGCGGTGCCGGGCGTCCCGCTGGAGCAACTCGCCGGCAACGGGCCGGTGTCGCCGTACCGGGTCGCCGAGATCGGCGCGGACCTGGCCGGCGCGCTGCGGGTGCTGCACGAGGCCGGTCTGACGCACGGAAACCTGACGGTGCGTACGGTGCTGGTCTGCGAGGACGGCGCGGCGATGCTGGGCGGCCTGCTGCTCGGCGCGGCCGAGGAGGAGCTGTGCGCGGCGCTCGGCGGCGAGGTGCCGCGCCGGGTGTACGAGACCCGGGCGCTGATGCTCGGCCCGCTCGCCGAACGCTGGGCCATCGACCCGGGCGCGCCCGCCGACACCTGGGCCCTCGGGGTGCTGCTGTACCGGCTGCTGACCGGCCACGGCCCGTACCCCGAGAACGACCTGCCGACCCTGCTGGCCGCCGTCCGGGACGGCCGGCACCACCCCGCCGAGGGCTGCGGACCGCTGCGCTCGCTGGTGGAGCGGCTGCTGCGGCCGGACGCCGCGCACCGGCCCACCGCCGTCGAGGTGCAGAAGGAGCTGCGCGAACTGCTGGTGTTCGCGCCCGAGCCGTACCCCGACGGCCCGCCCGACCCGCTGCTGCCGGTGCTGCGCCCGGCCGCCGGTCCGCTGGTGCCCCGGCCGCGCGGCGGGCGGCGGCGCGAGGAGCGGTCGACGGACCGTCAGGGCCCGGCCCGGCCACCGCGGATCGCCCCCCGGCTGCTCGGCCCGCTTGTGGTCGCGGGAGTGCTGGTGCTGCTGGTCGCGGCGCTCGCCGGGATCGTCCTGGTCGCAGGCTGA
- the guaA gene encoding glutamine-hydrolyzing GMP synthase, protein MSADSPVQSVPENDTVLVVDFGAQYAQLIARRVREARVYSEIVPSTMPVAEMLAKNPKAIILSGGPSSVYEEGAPQLDRAIFEAGVPVFGMCYGFQLMATALGGTVDNSGAREYGRTALTVSRPGSTLFEGTPAQQSVWMSHGDACSAAPEGFTVTASTDVVPVAAFENDDLKLYGVQYHPEVMHSEHGQQVLEHFLYRGAGIAPNWTTTNVVEEQVALIREQVGDKRAICGLSGGVDSAVAAALVQRAIGDRLTCVYVDHGLMRKGETEQVEKDFVAATGVKLVVVDAEERFLTALAGVSDPEQKRKIIGREFIRVFEQAQADIIADEGPAVEFLVQGTLYPDVVESGGGTGTANIKSHHNVGGLPEDLEFQLVEPLRKLFKDEVRMVGQELGLPAEIVQRQPFPGPGLGIRIVGEVTKERLDLLRDADAIAREELTLAGLDTEIWQCPVVLLADVRSVGVQGDGRTYGHPIVLRPVSSEDAMTADWSRLPYEVLAKISTRITNEVKDVNRVVLDVTSKPPGTIEWE, encoded by the coding sequence GTGTCCGCTGATTCCCCCGTCCAGTCCGTACCTGAGAACGACACCGTCCTGGTGGTCGACTTCGGTGCCCAGTACGCCCAGCTCATCGCCCGTCGGGTGCGTGAGGCGCGGGTCTACAGCGAGATCGTGCCGAGCACCATGCCGGTCGCCGAGATGCTCGCCAAGAACCCCAAGGCGATCATCCTCTCCGGCGGCCCGTCGTCGGTGTACGAGGAGGGCGCACCGCAGCTCGACCGTGCGATCTTCGAGGCCGGGGTGCCGGTCTTCGGCATGTGCTACGGCTTCCAGCTGATGGCGACCGCCCTCGGCGGCACCGTCGACAACAGCGGCGCCCGCGAGTACGGCCGCACCGCGCTGACCGTCTCGCGCCCCGGCTCCACCCTGTTCGAGGGCACCCCGGCGCAGCAGTCGGTGTGGATGTCGCACGGCGACGCCTGCTCGGCCGCGCCGGAGGGCTTCACCGTCACCGCCTCCACCGACGTGGTGCCGGTCGCCGCGTTCGAGAACGACGACCTCAAGCTGTACGGCGTGCAGTACCACCCCGAGGTGATGCACTCCGAGCACGGCCAGCAGGTGCTGGAGCACTTCCTGTACCGAGGCGCCGGCATCGCCCCGAACTGGACCACCACCAACGTGGTCGAGGAGCAGGTCGCGCTGATCCGCGAGCAGGTCGGCGACAAGCGCGCGATCTGCGGCCTGTCCGGCGGCGTCGACTCCGCGGTGGCCGCGGCCCTGGTGCAGCGCGCCATCGGCGACCGGCTGACCTGCGTGTACGTCGACCACGGTCTGATGCGCAAGGGCGAGACCGAGCAGGTCGAGAAGGACTTCGTGGCGGCCACCGGCGTCAAGCTGGTCGTGGTCGACGCCGAGGAGCGCTTCCTGACCGCGCTGGCGGGCGTCTCCGACCCCGAGCAGAAGCGCAAGATCATCGGCCGGGAGTTCATCCGGGTCTTCGAGCAGGCCCAGGCCGACATCATCGCGGACGAGGGCCCGGCCGTGGAGTTCCTGGTCCAGGGCACCCTGTACCCGGACGTGGTGGAGTCCGGCGGCGGCACCGGCACCGCCAACATCAAGTCCCACCACAACGTCGGCGGCCTCCCCGAGGACCTCGAGTTCCAGCTCGTCGAGCCGCTGCGCAAGCTGTTCAAGGACGAGGTCCGGATGGTCGGCCAGGAGCTCGGCCTGCCCGCCGAGATCGTCCAGCGCCAGCCGTTCCCCGGCCCCGGCCTCGGCATCCGGATCGTCGGCGAGGTCACCAAGGAGCGCCTGGACCTGCTCCGTGACGCCGACGCCATCGCCCGCGAGGAACTCACCCTGGCCGGCCTGGACACCGAGATCTGGCAGTGCCCGGTGGTCCTGCTGGCGGACGTCCGCTCGGTCGGCGTGCAGGGCGACGGCCGCACCTACGGCCACCCGATCGTGCTGCGCCCGGTGTCCTCCGAGGACGCCATGACCGCCGACTGGTCGCGCCTGCCCTACGAGGTGCTGGCGAAGATCTCCACCCGGATCACCAACGAGGTCAAGGACGTGAACCGGGTCGTCCTGGACGTCACCTCCAAGCCGCCGGGCACCATCGAGTGGGAGTGA
- a CDS encoding ubiquinol-cytochrome c reductase iron-sulfur subunit encodes MRRRALLDGGIAAVALGGAGLLSGSLTAGLGRDENTPAAAAGTPGATSPVPQAGPSVAAAQVPVGGSATVKDPASGDAVYIVQPAAGQYAGLSSVCTHSGCAVNPPKDGQLYCPCHGSKFDAATGAVITGPAVKPLPKYTVTKNGDQLELGPQQS; translated from the coding sequence GTGCGCCGCCGCGCGCTGCTGGACGGCGGCATCGCCGCGGTCGCGCTGGGCGGCGCCGGGCTGCTGTCCGGCTCGCTGACCGCCGGCCTCGGCCGCGACGAGAACACCCCCGCGGCCGCGGCGGGCACGCCGGGCGCCACCAGCCCCGTCCCGCAGGCCGGTCCGAGCGTCGCCGCCGCGCAGGTGCCGGTCGGCGGCTCCGCCACCGTCAAGGACCCGGCCAGCGGCGACGCCGTGTACATCGTCCAGCCCGCCGCCGGGCAGTACGCCGGGCTGTCCTCGGTGTGCACGCACTCCGGGTGCGCCGTCAACCCGCCCAAGGACGGCCAGCTGTACTGCCCGTGCCACGGCTCCAAGTTCGACGCCGCAACCGGCGCGGTGATCACCGGGCCGGCCGTGAAGCCGCTGCCCAAGTACACCGTCACCAAGAACGGCGACCAACTGGAACTCGGCCCGCAGCAGAGCTAG